The Achromobacter pestifer genome includes a region encoding these proteins:
- a CDS encoding LysR family transcriptional regulator, protein MPDQAAKSLSLRQLELLLSLSSADSIAGAGARLGMTPSATSHALRTLEATLGAPLLDRNAAGVHFTYAGQQILPHVRDVFASLQIVRATASASAGLRSGLLNLGSLGASSSLNILPQLLEMFKARYPGVDVFVTEKPDPELERALVERRIEIGVVALPKLDFDTLPLVTDELMVVVPAGHPLAERKAIAVKDLIDYPLIMTRAGSQPVITRMFERAGAKPHIAHDLSQIMSILEFVRRGQGISVLASLVLPQAYDGLVYRKISPASKRRIGLACLNERKLSPAAHAFWAMVREAAPKLKFPVK, encoded by the coding sequence ATGCCGGATCAGGCAGCAAAATCCCTCTCCCTCAGACAGCTGGAGCTGTTGCTTTCCTTGTCGTCCGCCGACAGTATCGCGGGCGCAGGCGCGCGGCTGGGCATGACGCCCTCGGCCACCAGCCACGCCCTGCGCACGCTGGAGGCCACGCTGGGGGCGCCCTTGCTCGACCGCAATGCGGCGGGCGTGCACTTCACCTATGCCGGCCAGCAGATCCTGCCGCATGTCAGGGACGTGTTCGCGTCCCTGCAGATCGTGCGGGCGACGGCCAGCGCCAGCGCGGGCCTGCGTTCGGGCCTGCTGAATCTCGGTTCCCTAGGCGCGAGTTCCTCCTTGAACATCCTGCCGCAGCTGTTGGAAATGTTCAAAGCCCGCTATCCAGGCGTCGACGTTTTCGTGACCGAGAAACCGGACCCTGAACTGGAGCGCGCGCTGGTCGAGCGCCGCATCGAGATCGGCGTGGTGGCCTTGCCCAAGCTTGATTTCGACACGCTGCCGCTGGTCACGGATGAACTGATGGTGGTGGTTCCGGCCGGCCATCCGCTGGCCGAGCGCAAGGCCATCGCGGTGAAGGATCTGATCGACTATCCCCTGATCATGACGCGCGCCGGTTCGCAGCCCGTCATTACACGGATGTTCGAACGCGCCGGCGCCAAGCCGCATATCGCGCACGACCTCTCGCAGATCATGTCCATCCTGGAGTTCGTCAGGCGCGGGCAGGGCATCTCCGTGCTGGCGTCGCTGGTGCTGCCGCAGGCCTACGACGGGCTGGTCTACCGGAAGATCAGCCCCGCCTCCAAGCGCAGGATCGGTTTGGCCTGCCTCAACGAACGCAAGCTGTCGCCCGCCGCGCATGCCTTCTGGGCCATGGTCAGGGAGGCCGCGCCCAAGCTGAAGTTTCCGGTCAAGTAA